A segment of the Diachasmimorpha longicaudata isolate KC_UGA_2023 chromosome 5, iyDiaLong2, whole genome shotgun sequence genome:
TTTGAACACTGCAgtatttttttggggaataaataatattaatttttcgatgGGACGTGATTGGTCTCTTCTGGAATGAGCGGATCTGaagggatattttttatttcaccaacAGTACCAATTCAGCAACAAGTAGTGGGGGAGATAGAGCCCCAGAGTGGAAGCCTGGAGCACCTGGTTCCGCCATTCAGATTGACTGAGTCAGCAAATGGCACCAATGGGTTTATGCTGGTTGGAGATTCCGGGGAGACCGAGAGTCTCAGTCACCACTTaagggtaattttttaatgtaattgtTATTGCAGTCACGAGAGacattgaatattaaatatctCTGAGAGTATTATTCATTCAGTTATATTCGTGAATGATCGCGTTATATTAactgaaggaaaaatattttatcgaagaacttattatcaatttattttcccatcGCGTGAGTCATAATCATATTTTCAGGTGCGAGCCACCCTGTTCGATGTCCTCAGCAGTAGCAGTGCAGCAGACCATCCCCTCTGTGACGAGTGTACGGACAGTCTCCTGATGCTGATGGACCAACAGCTCCGAATGACGGAGAGTGAATGGTCCGACTACAACGAGTACCTGAAGAAGTTGGAGCTGGAGCAGCAGCAGCACCAGGGGAATGAGTCGTTGGACATGGAGAATCTTGCTAAGGAGTTGGCCGACGTCAAGGCAGAGGAGGAGAGGATGATCCAGGAGTTGGAGGCATTGAGGAAGGAGGAGGCTGCTACCAGAGATGCCATTGCTGAGCAAGAATTGGAGAGGGAGAGGCTGCACCACGAAGAGGAGAGATATTGGAAGGAATACTCCAGGCACAGGAGGGATCTCATCCTTGCCGAGGATGAATGTCGAAGGTGATTGCAAATTATTcgcttcaaatattttttattttttcaaaactttCAAAATTCTTTTGTATTTCTCTCGTAGTTTGGAATGTCAACTGGCCTATGCCTCATCTCAACTAGAAAGACTGAAAAAAACAAACGTATTCAATGCAACATTTCACATATGGCAATCAGGCCACTTTGGCACGATAAATTCATTCAGACTGGGCCGGCTCCCAACAGCTCCAGTCGACTGGAGTGAAATCAATGCGGCTTGGGGACAAACGACGTTACTCCTCACAGCACTGGCCAGGAAGATGAATCTCACCTTTCAACGATTTCGTCTTGTACCATTTGGCAATCACAGTTATGTGGAAGTGCTGGACCAGCAGAAGGAGCTGCCACTCTATGGCAGCGGAGGATTTAAATTGCTCTGGGATACCAAGTTCGATGCTGCCATGGTAGCTTTTCTCGATTGTCTGCAGCAGTTCAAGGAGCAGGTGGAGAAGGGAGACAGCGGATTCTGCTTACCTTATAAGATGGATCGGGGAAAGATTGAGGATTCTGCTACTGGCAATTCTTATTCTGTTAAGTATGTCTTTTGATTCTGTGAGAGAAGGTGTATGTGGTGTATCATTTTAGTGTGActgtttttaaaattcattgttaattaattgtgacatattttttgtttttacgtAATTacgcaaatgaaaaaaaaacaattattctgGTTCTCTCCGGTTTTATTGCATTAACTATCTACaacttgacaattttttctagGATTCAATTCAACTCCGAAGAACAGTGGACCAAGGCACTGAAATTTTTACTCACAAATCTCAAGTGGGGCCTTGCATGGGTCAGTTCGCAGTTCTCGAAGGACGAAGCTGAACAATAACTCTAGTTTCTCGTCCCATTCTCTTGAAGAGGAGAGAATAATGCTCTCCCTACATTGTACATActtgtttttctcctttttgtaaataaataaatttgatttaacACGTTGCACTTTTTTCATGCATAACGATCACGTTTCTTGGATAAAAACCACATAACGCCAAAGAGAAAACCTGGGGGACTCTGGACGTTCCCTGACGAAATGTATTCCAGCACTTCGGGGATACTCATCTCGACGACTTCGATCAGTTCCCCTTCAGACTCATCTCCACCCCctgaataatattaaaaatattgagaataaaatttgaaagtaTTCAATTTTCTACGAAAGATGTTTGTCACAATTTGGTCTAAATTTCCTGCTTCCTGAGATATCTCTTGAGGAATGCTTCAGGAGGAATGAGGACAGATAAAAGAAGACACTCACCAGGGTGTGTGTGCATGGCGTCAGTAACTTCAACATAGAAATGTGTGTGTCTACCAGTGGTGGCTGCAATATccctaaaaaaatagaaaaaaattaaaatgcttCGATAATGTGATGGAATATTTATGTGTGTTTCTTCTAGTTCTGTCTCAAATGTCTTATGCGTCATAAAACCCACAAACCCACAAGACGGAAAAATACGTGTGTCCTCCCTTTATCTTTTCAATGCTTGTatgcaacaaaaaaattgtgaaagagatttatttgataaaaaaatgttgatcaaATATGcactttatgatttttctattcCCTTCGTCCTCAGCTTCGCCTCATAAACAACTGAGTTGGACAATGTGACCTTGGATTACACTATCACTTATTCACTATCAATTAATAACCTCAAAAAAACTCACGTGTaggtgagaattttttcaaaagcaGAGGCAGGAGCCTCATACCCAACTTCCTCCTTCAGTTCGTCCCTGGCGATTTCAACTAATGGCAAATTCTTATCAATAATACCAGCGCAAAGTTCAAGGGTCAGGCCAGCCTCTGGTGGATACTGCTTGGTGTCAACATCCTGATGTTTCTCTGGTAGAGTTCCATAGTAAGCAGCTGGCCTGAATTGCCTGACAAACACGAGCTTCTTCCTCGTGGTGTTGTAAATAATAATAGCAACGCTGTCATGTATCCTGGAGACATCCCAATTCTTGGCCTTGCCATCTTGCATAAATGATATTCGCGCCGGTCTCAACCATGGCGAGTCCTCTGGCAAAGGTCCGACCTTGATATTCGTCAGGTCCAGCATCTTCTTACGCACAACAGCGTTCCTCTCCTCCTGGGTCTGGCCACTCATGATACAGCAAGGATTTTTTAGATAGTTCACTGAGATCTTTGGGAGGGAAATGAGCACGTCACTCACAAACTTTCAGTCGAGCTTCCTCACTGAACTGGCATGACTCGTCTGACTCAACAACAAGAACGCAGAGGTCGATGTCACTCaaggaattttatttcaatttgtaAATCTGAATTGTTTAGATTCCTCGGGATCCCCTCGGAATTCTGGTTTGTATTTTGActtgactattttttttttcttttatcagaACTCTGTCGGCAATACAGTAGTCGTCTGTACTGactatgaatttttatcaatcaatttttttcgaaaatttaacAAACCACCATCCCAGCTTGTCAACATTCATTTGTTATATTTGTCTGCCTTTTTTTATAGCATTGGTTCTGTTATTTTCCTCATTGGCATACTTTTTACGCGCTGGTGATAACATAGAAAACCCCCTtatcaaattcaaatttttttgtggaaattttcaaattgaaaaataaaatgaactatcaactttgttttttaCTGCTTTCTACTTTATGAAAGTGACCTTTCGTTAACAATGTTATCTATTATGCTCAGttatttgtaattaatgagaaTTGCTCTAGAAATATCGAATCTCATTATCTTCCTTTTTCAATCCCCTCAAAAGTTCCTCGAATCGCAACTGATTGATTGACTCTGAGAAATGGGGTTGAGACAATTGATTAAACACAATCCAATCGGCCAATGCACATGCTCCAGTTACATCTCATTACCCGCCTCTAATCACGTCGAGCTGTCCAAGTAATTCGTAATCAATGTCCGCTGTTCATTCTCATGAGAAATAGATCAATTAACCCTCCAATTATGCTACTCCTCCCGCAGACGAACaccaaaaaaactattttataAAACGCAGAACTCCATTGCCAAACTTATCtgttatcaattaattaattaatcaaacgCGTCGATAACCGATGCGGATGACTATAATTGCCGCCACTTTCCATTATTTCTTCCCCTTTCTCCCCTTCTTCTTCTCACCCACAGGCTTGAAGGCATCAAGAATCTCCTGCTGCTTCACCTGGACATCGACATGCACAACGTCCGGTTTCTTCTTGTACCTATTAACCGCCGCAGGTGGTGAGAACTCAATCTCAATATCGGAAGCAGTGGAGCTCTCGGTGTCAGTCTCATCCTTATCCTTAACCATCTTAAACTGcagcggtttcatcggcaccTCAAGCCGCGGCACCTCTATGCCCTCCTGCTTAATAGGATACATAGTAACATAATAGGTGCCGTCCCGCCTGAGAATGTGTAGAGTGGGCGGGGGTTCCTCCTCCTCCACATCGTCGAGCCTCTTCGACTGAGTCTTCTTCACCGAAGTCTGACTCCTGGTCTTCAGTTTGGTCCTGGAATGAGCGGACCGCGATCTGGTGTCTTCCAGAGCTCCGGCCCTAGTTTCCTTGATAATCTCCTTCATCGTCCGCGAGATGGCGCCAGGTCGCCATCCGACACGCGGCTTGAGCCGTCCCAGGGCCTGACACTCGTTCCACAGCCATCCCATGTTAGCGGGGACTCTCTTCCTCGGGTCGTTGCAATTCTTGTGGCCAAACGTCACTCCAGGATAACCATCTCCGGCCAAGTAAACGTATTTGATCCTCCGCCGAGAGGATCGCAACTCCTCGCCCCCGTGAACTGGtactactccacgatttctcCGTCGATTCAGCCTTCTCCGCTGAAAACTTCGCTTAGAATTCCTTCTCTCCCTGTCCGTGACCTTGACGAGCTCGTGGGAGCTCGTGGCCGGGGGTCGGGCCTTCCTCCGAGACCTGCAGCCGAAGTCACCGCAGGGTCCTATTCCGTCCGCGCGGACTTCCTCGGGCTTTCGAAGACTGTCCGGATCGACTGAAGGTAAAGGAGATCCTCGGAACGATTCTTTCTTTCCGGAGGATGGCAGGGTAAAGGGCTTCGTCCTGATCAGAACCGGATCGTCGCTGTTCTGGGTCCTCTGGTGACTCCGTCTCCGGGAATTTCTCCTACACTTCTTTGACTCCTTCACAGGCGCCGGCTCAATGTCTTCTGATGGAGATTCATTTTTCCTGAAGTAAGGACTCTCCGACGGATCCTCTAGTCCAAGACCTGCCAATCCTGGAACTCTACCCAGTGAGTCAACGAACTCCTGAGTTTCTCTCAGTGTCCGGAGGAAGCAATCGGCCCCAATGCACGGTCCGTCCCCGCAATTTTTCGGATCCGTTTTACATTTTAACGAGGAATTCAGGGGATTCCCCAGTGGTTCAGTGGGAAAACTCGCCGTGCGGGTCGTGTAGTAGTAGTTCGGAGAGCTGTTGTTGTTGATGGGAGGACAATTGGGGGGATGTTGAACTCGGGGAATCCTCCCTGTGTCCAGATCCTCCCACTTCCGGTACAGATCCTCGCAACCGCCGCCGCGCAGGCGAACTTCGTTGTCGAACTGACTGCGGGCGGAATCGGAATTCTTACCCTCGGGATTTCCGCAGTTGTTCTTGTTTATTGTAACAGTTGGATGAGTTCTGTTGCAACAGGTGTTCTTGCAACTCCCAGGACATTTTCTGACGGAAGCGCTTTCATTGCCGTGGGGATCTATGGAGCATGCGCAGATACGCTCGTTCGGAAAGGCGCGGTATATGAAACTTCGGTACTCACTGTCGTTCAGCTTCTCGGCGGACGTTAGATTTTGGAATTCCGAATTCTGCATGTTTATGGCTGGGGGCATTTCCGGGGGTTTCAGGTCCAAATGAGGGGAATTATCTTCACTCATAATTTATGggatgtttatttatttatttattgtagtaGAAGTGAGGTGAGGTGAGGGCCACTaggatttattcattattttgggtttcggatttttttgtatttttttgggggtttgTTTATGGTCAATGACAATAACAATTGCATTGTCATGGCGACACGCTTCTTTGCCGACTGGGTTCATCCCTGTTCTCACTTTGAACATACGACGCCGAGGGGCGCCAACAGGACTATCTGCATTGATCGATCGATATGATAAATGATTTATCGAAGTGTATAGAAGCATAAGGCCCACTTTTCACGGTAAGGGCCGTGGAAGTTGGATGGTATAACGTTTATATAGATTTACTTTCATAAATCGTTAGGGAAAATTCGATTTATTGCTTAACTTTGAGTAAATTTGAACTCGAACAATAAAATGTGGAGAGTGAAGTATAATTtatcgtgaattttttaacatataataaattttccaaaattttttaaacaatcttTTTTGCCGTTTTCTTCTTCCCGTTCACTCAGAATTCCGTCGACGATCCGAGCCCGTCGCACGGATAGCGGacaattctgattttttagaATCTCTTCCTCGTAGTCCGGAAAGCCCGGACGACACTGAGATTACTTTTTCCTCTTGCCCTTCTTCTCCTTTTTAACCTTCACCGGCTTCTCCTCGGGCTTCTCTTCCGCGACCTCCGGAGGGGTATTCACCCCCTTCCAAGGCTCGTCATCCTCAGG
Coding sequences within it:
- the Atg6 gene encoding beclin-1-like protein isoform X2, whose translation is MSVFPVKGVFNHLDLTPVSIILGSTHSLNYHVVPIQQQVVGEIEPQSGSLEHLVPPFRLTESANGTNGFMLVGDSGETESLSHHLRVRATLFDVLSSSSAADHPLCDECTDSLLMLMDQQLRMTESEWSDYNEYLKKLELEQQQHQGNESLDMENLAKELADVKAEEERMIQELEALRKEEAATRDAIAEQELERERLHHEEERYWKEYSRHRRDLILAEDECRSLECQLAYASSQLERLKKTNVFNATFHIWQSGHFGTINSFRLGRLPTAPVDWSEINAAWGQTTLLLTALARKMNLTFQRFRLVPFGNHSYVEVLDQQKELPLYGSGGFKLLWDTKFDAAMVAFLDCLQQFKEQVEKGDSGFCLPYKMDRGKIEDSATGNSYSVKIQFNSEEQWTKALKFLLTNLKWGLAWVSSQFSKDEAEQ
- the LOC135162018 gene encoding uridine diphosphate glucose pyrophosphatase NUDT14-like, giving the protein MSGQTQEERNAVVRKKMLDLTNIKVGPLPEDSPWLRPARISFMQDGKAKNWDVSRIHDSVAIIIYNTTRKKLVFVRQFRPAAYYGTLPEKHQDVDTKQYPPEAGLTLELCAGIIDKNLPLVEIARDELKEEVGYEAPASAFEKILTYTDIAATTGRHTHFYVEVTDAMHTHPGGGDESEGELIEVVEMSIPEVLEYISSGNVQSPPGFLFGVMWFLSKKRDRYA
- the Atg6 gene encoding beclin-1-like protein isoform X1; translation: MVDIKSNVSFSCQRCLQPLRLDSSFDHLGEHTLAELSLPIQQQVVGEIEPQSGSLEHLVPPFRLTESANGTNGFMLVGDSGETESLSHHLRVRATLFDVLSSSSAADHPLCDECTDSLLMLMDQQLRMTESEWSDYNEYLKKLELEQQQHQGNESLDMENLAKELADVKAEEERMIQELEALRKEEAATRDAIAEQELERERLHHEEERYWKEYSRHRRDLILAEDECRSLECQLAYASSQLERLKKTNVFNATFHIWQSGHFGTINSFRLGRLPTAPVDWSEINAAWGQTTLLLTALARKMNLTFQRFRLVPFGNHSYVEVLDQQKELPLYGSGGFKLLWDTKFDAAMVAFLDCLQQFKEQVEKGDSGFCLPYKMDRGKIEDSATGNSYSVKIQFNSEEQWTKALKFLLTNLKWGLAWVSSQFSKDEAEQ
- the LOC135162015 gene encoding uncharacterized protein LOC135162015 → MSEDNSPHLDLKPPEMPPAINMQNSEFQNLTSAEKLNDSEYRSFIYRAFPNERICACSIDPHGNESASVRKCPGSCKNTCCNRTHPTVTINKNNCGNPEGKNSDSARSQFDNEVRLRGGGCEDLYRKWEDLDTGRIPRVQHPPNCPPINNNSSPNYYYTTRTASFPTEPLGNPLNSSLKCKTDPKNCGDGPCIGADCFLRTLRETQEFVDSLGRVPGLAGLGLEDPSESPYFRKNESPSEDIEPAPVKESKKCRRNSRRRSHQRTQNSDDPVLIRTKPFTLPSSGKKESFRGSPLPSVDPDSLRKPEEVRADGIGPCGDFGCRSRRKARPPATSSHELVKVTDRERRNSKRSFQRRRLNRRRNRGVVPVHGGEELRSSRRRIKYVYLAGDGYPGVTFGHKNCNDPRKRVPANMGWLWNECQALGRLKPRVGWRPGAISRTMKEIIKETRAGALEDTRSRSAHSRTKLKTRSQTSVKKTQSKRLDDVEEEEPPPTLHILRRDGTYYVTMYPIKQEGIEVPRLEVPMKPLQFKMVKDKDETDTESSTASDIEIEFSPPAAVNRYKKKPDVVHVDVQVKQQEILDAFKPVGEKKKGRKGKK